In Camelina sativa cultivar DH55 chromosome 13, Cs, whole genome shotgun sequence, the genomic window GTATTGTTCAGTTCCTCTAATGCATCTTCTGGTTTAGTTAGACAAGATGATGTGTTATCTTGTGCAAGAGTGTGAATTGGCCGAGGGAGAGGATCCTGCAAACAAATTTTGAATCTATGGATATTTACTGGGTACTGTGTTTCAGGTTGTGGTATTGTTGCTTGTGCAGGTATTGGAGACGGGAGAGTGTTGTTAACATTCTTGAAACACAAAAATATCTGACCCCAAATTCGTTGATGGACACAACTTCTCTTGATTTGGAACATGCTTCTGTCACTTGTTAGGCCATCGGTCAAGCGGTTTCATAAAACATAATCTCTAGCCGAACCTTCTTTCCTACACAGTCTGACCACAGTGTTCAACTTACCAACAACCTATAGCATCACCATCACCAGCTCAAGAAAGACTCACCAAACGGTTCCTCAACAATGTTTCAGTGCTGGGTTAGTAATTTGAGTGGGATCTTCACTCCATTTAAACTTGAGTAACACACACTGTACGATTAGTCTTGATATGGTGTTAGTTTGCTGCTCAGATTTTCCTTCATTGTTCAACTTTTGATATCATCTTCTGAATCCACACTCTCTGTTTGCGAGCCAATCCCTGGGTTCAGATGGTATGTTTGAGATGAAGCAAATTTATTTTCTGGAGGAGATGGAGCTACTTACTGCTCAACGGTTTTGGATTCCATATCTAAAATTCTATCCTAGACGATGAGacatcaaatattatataaggAACAAGTGATTTGAAGGGAAGATGAAAGCTCTGCGTATACAACTGAAGTTTCAAACCAACCAGCAAGAGTTCTTTCAGCGGTCAAACGATGTAAGAGCGGTAAGTCGATATCAGAAAGACTGGTGAGGTCGTTCAACAAATTAATCCTTGaattttcaataaacaaaatctttgaatcaATCAGAGGAACCTGCAAATCAATAGATTCTGAAACTTCCATTGTATGTTAATCAAAATTCAGATCAGAAATGAACCTAGTTGTTTACCACTAATTTCAGATGGTCTATGGACTTCAACACTAATTTAGTATTTATGATTAACTGACTGCTACACTAGAGAGGTATGGTTTTTCAGACAAGTCTAATTGATAGTTCTGTACAAACATTTGTAACAAAGATGTATATCATCATGCAAActaaacccaaaagaaagaTAGAAAAGACTTATTGCCTTCTTTAAAACATTTCATTTGCTAGATTAGAACTTCGCAGTCACGGCTGATACAAACAATTAGCTGGTGCCACATTTCTCACACGATCTATAAGTAGAGAAAGTTCTTGGTTAGCGTAATCAAGACGATCCTTGCAGATCATAGACTCTGTGAGGAGAGTTTCTGTGAGCGAATGAAACGTTTGAGCACAGTCATCGCCAATGCCCTGGCCATTTTGATTCTCTGCAGCAACGTGAGGACTTTCCTGTCTCCATCGTAATAGAAAGTACTGCTCAGGTATAAGGAAGCAGTTCTTTACCGTCAGTACACGAAGAGTGTGCCTACACAGTATTCCTGAATGCTCAAATTCCTTGCATGAACATTGGATCTCCTCATTTTCCGGGTTCCAGATCACACAACATTCCCTTTCCATTTTCTTAAAGTGATGTACGATGTATGGACCATTGGCCATCTCAGACACAGCATACTGCACAGACAAAACCAGTTCGTTTTGTAATACGCTAAAGGCATAAGGCGTCAAAATCCCCCTCGCTTGATCTTCCATAGGCATACAGGTTTTCAAGCTCGGATAAGTGAATCGTGACGGGATTTGCCTGGCTAGACTTGCAGCAGCACTGACCTGCAACGTTTTCTCGAATAATGAATCAAGGCAGCaatgaaataatatttgaaattacaaaaactGTATGTCTCATTTGATTCACAAACCTCTTCAAGTAAGAGTTGCATGCATGTTGGCCCAGCAACAATTCTTTTGAAGAAAGAATCTATAGATAAATTAAACTCAGGGGTCATAGTTTGAGCTACAAAATGTTCTCTGATGTAACAAGGTGACCAGGATGCTCGGCACGAATAAAGCAAAGCCGCATGCCTATCTGGAACAAGACCAAACCGAGTGACAAGGAGATTCCACTGCTGTTCAAATTCATCTATATTCCCTGCCCGACAAAACATCTCAAACCCAGCTCTAAATTCATCATAGTGCGACCCAAGAGTCTGAGAAAACCAGCTTGCTAGTTTGGAGACTATGTGCCACATAAATACCACATGGTGAGTATTTGGCATTTCCCTCGCAATAGCATCTTTAAGTCCTGTATCCATATCAGTCAGAATTGTCTGAGGATGCCGTCCTCTCATGAAACGAACAAAAGTCTGTccaaaaacaagacaaaataatgagagcatgaCCACAAGACAAACATAAACGTACTCCAGTCTTGACGACAATGACAACAAATTTGGCTTGCACAAACCTGTAAAGCCCATGTGAAAGAAAGGCAGCTCTCATCTTGCAGCAAAACACATCCCACAAGAATCGCCTTGCCATTGTTGTCTATCCCAAAAAACACCCCAAGAAGCAAACCATAAGGGATTGAGCGATAAGTAGTGTCGAAAACAACCACATCCCCAAACAAAGAGTAGGCACCAACAGAATCACCAAAAGCCCAAGCAAGGTTTTCAACTTTCTGGTTCTCATCAGAGGTGCAGTCATAAGCAAAATCCATATCCCTCTCAGCCAAAGCTTTACAAGACTCAAGAAGCTCAAGGGTATCACTCTCACGTTTCTCGCTAAGGAAAGCATCATTCTCTTGAACGCTCTTCTTACACGCTCTAACAAAGTTCCTAACATCTTTCTCTATAAAAGGCAAGTGCCCAGCCTGAACACCTTTCTCCAACTCCAGCAACTTAACAATCCGATTCACAGGGAAACCAGCTTTAGACAACAAAAGAATCCTATCCTGATCAGACTGATGAATCTTCCTATAAGCAGGAAGCAACCTAACTTGATCATCTTCCAAAAGCTCATGGTTATGAACATTACTAAACTGAGAAACAAACCAATGAGTCACACCATCAACAACTTCTTTAGTCAAATACAACTTAGCATCACACCCACATCTAACAGACTTACGCTCCCGTGGATGCTCAACATGAGCTTTCTTCCTAGGCTGGTTAAAACCAGAACGATAACAAACGAAATCTCTCCTATACACACCTAAGTTCTGACTCTNNNNNNNNNNNNNNNNNNNNNNNNNNNNNNNNNNNNNNNNNNNNNNNNNNNNNNNNNNNNNNNNNNNNNNNNNNNNNNNNNNNNNNNNNNNNNNNNNNNNNNNNNNNNNNNNNNNNNNNNNNNNNNNNNNNNNNNNNNNNNNNNNNNNNNNNNNNNNNNNNNNNNNNNNNNNNNNNNNNNNNNNNNNNNNNNNNNNNNNNNNNNNNNNNNNNNNNNNNNNNNNNNNNNNNNNNNNNNNNNNNNNNNNNNNNNNNNNNNNNNNNNNNNNNNNNNNNNNNNNNNNNNNNNNNNNNNNNNNNNNNNNNNNNNNNNNNNNNNNNNNNNNNNNNNNNNNNNNNNNNNNNNNNNNNNNNNNNNNNNNNNNNNNNNNNNNNNNNNNNNNNNNNNNNNNNNNNNNNNNNNNNNNNNNNNNNNNNNNNNNNNNNNNNNNNNNNNNNNNNNNNNNNNNNNNNNNNNNNNNNNNNNNNNNNNNNNNNNNNNNNNNNNNNNNNNNNNNNNNNNNNNNNNNNNNNNNNNNNNNNNNNNNNNNNNNNNNNNNNNNNNNNNNNNNNNNNNNNNNNNNNNNNNNNNNNNNNNNNNNNNNNNNNNNNNNNNNNNNNNNNNNNNNNNNNNNNNNNNNNNNNNNNNNNNNNNNNNNNNNNNNNNNNNNNNNNNNNNNNNNNNNNNNNNNNNNNNNNNNNNNNNNNNNNNNNNNNNNNNNNNNNNNNNNNNNNNNNNNNNNNNNNNNNNNNNNNNNNNNNNNNNNNNNNNNNNNNNNNNNNNNNNNNNNNNNNNNNNNNNNNNNNNNNNNNNNNNNNNNNNNNNNNNNNNNNNNNNNNNNNNNNNNNNNNNNNNNNNNNNNNNNNNNNNNNNNNNNNNNNNNNNNNNNNNNNNNNNNNNNNNNNNNNNNNNNNNNNNNNNNNNNNNNNNNNNNNNNNNNNNNNNNNNNNNNNNNNNNNNNNNNNNNNNNNNNNNNNNNNNNNNNNNNNNNNNNNNNNNNNNNNNNNNNNNNNNNNNNNNNNNNNNNNNNNNNNNNNNNNNNNNNNNNNNNNNNNNNNNNNNNNNNNNNNNNNNNNNNNNNNNNNNNNNNNNNNNNNNNNNNNNNNNNNNNNNNNNNNNNNNNNNNNNNNNNNNNNNNNNNNNNNNNNNNNNNNNNNNNNNNNNNNNNNNNNNNNNNNNNNNNNNNNNNNNNNNNNNNNNNNNNNNNNNNNNNNNNNNNNNNNNNNNNNNNNNNNNNNNNNNNNNNNNNNNNNNNNNNNNNNNNNNNNNNNNNNNNNNNNNNNNNNNNNNNNNNNNNNNNNNNNNNNNNNNNNNNNNNNNNNNNNNNNNNNNNNNNNNNNNNNNNNNNNNNNNNNNNNNNNNNNNNNNNNNNNNNNNNNNNNNNNNNNNNNNNNNNNNNNNNNNNNNNNNNNNNNNNNNNNNNNNNNNNNNNNNNNNNNNNNNNNNNNNNNNNNNNNNNNNNNNNNNNNNNNNNNNNNNNNNNNNNNNNNNNNNNNNNNNNNNNNNNNNNNNNNNNNNNNNNNNNNNNNNNNNNNNNNNNNNNNNNNNNNNNNNNNNNNNNNNNNNNNNNNNNNNNNNNNNNNNNNNNNNNNNNNNNNNNNNNNNNNNNNNNNNNNNNNNNNNNNNNNNNNNNNNNNNNNNNNNNNNNNNNNNNNNNNNNNNNNNNNNNNNNNNNNNNNNNNNNNNNNNNNNNNNNNNNNNNNNNNNNNNNNNNNNNNNNNNNNNNNNNNNNNNNNNNNNNNNNNNNNNNNNNNNNNNNNNNNNNNNNNNNNNNNNNNNNNNNNNNNNNNNNNNNNNNNNNNNNNNNNNNNNNNNNNNNNNNNNNNNNNNNNNNNNNNNNNNNNNNNNNNNNNNNNNNNNNNNNNNNNNNNNNNNNNNNNNNNNNNNNNNNNNNNNNNNNNNNNNNNNNNNNNNNNNNNNNNNNNNNNNNNNNNNNNNNNNNNNNNNNNNNNNNNNNNNNNNNNNNNNNNNNNNNNNNNNNNNNNNNNNNNNNNNNNNNNNNNNNNNNNNNNNNNNNNNNNNNNNNNNNNNNNNNNNNNNNNNNNNNNNNNNNNNNNNNNNNNNNNNNNNNNNNNNNNNNNNNNNNNNNNNNNNNNNNNNNNNNNNNNNNNNNNNNNNNNNNNNNNNNNNNNNNNNNNNNNNNNNNNNNNNNNNNNNNNNNNNNNNNNNNNNNNNNNNNNNNNNNNNNNNNNNNNNNNNNNNNNNNNNNNNNNNNNNNNNNNNNNNNNNNNNNNNNNNNNNNNNNNNNNNNNNNNNNNNNNNNNNNNNNNNNNNNNNNNNNNNNNNNNNNNNNNNNNNNNNNNNNNNNNNNNNNNNNNNNNNNNNNNNNNNNNNNNNNNNNNNNNNNNNNNNNNNNNNNNNNNNNNNNNNNNNNNNNNNNNNNNNNNNNNNNNNNNNNNNNNNNNNNNNNNNNNNNNNNNNNNNNNNNNNNNNNNNNNNNNNNNNNNNNNNNNNNNNNNNNNNNNNNNNNNNNNNNNNNNNNNNNNNNNNNNNNNNNNNNNNNNNNNNNNNNNNNNNNNNNNNNNNNNNN contains:
- the LOC104736820 gene encoding putative protein FAR1-RELATED SEQUENCE 10, which produces MSLKPLNNIWIRRQQCPCGDWKCYIRFEGNESSCLVTKSELDSSTTTTTTTTATGTGSSLYDNNTVFMPYVGQIFTTDDDAFEYYSTFARKSGFSIRKARSTESQNLGVYRRDFVCYRSGFNQPRKKAHVEHPRERKSVRCGCDAKLYLTKEVVDGVTHWFVSQFSNVHNHELLEDDQVRLLPAYRKIHQSDQDRILLLSKAGFPVNRIVKLLELEKGVQAGHLPFIEKDVRNFVRACKKSVQENDAFLSEKRESDTLELLESCKALAERDMDFAYDCTSDENQKVENLAWAFGDSVGAYSLFGDVVVFDTTYRSIPYGLLLGVFFGIDNNGKAILVGCVLLQDESCLSFTWALQTFVRFMRGRHPQTILTDMDTGLKDAIAREMPNTHHVVFMWHIVSKLASWFSQTLGSHYDEFRAGFEMFCRAGNIDEFEQQWNLLVTRFGLVPDRHAALLYSCRASWSPCYIREHFVAQTMTPEFNLSIDSFFKRIVAGPTCMQLLLEEVSAAASLARQIPSRFTYPSLKTCMPMEDQARGILTPYAFSVLQNELVLSVQYAVSEMANGPYIVHHFKKMERECCVIWNPENEEIQCSCKEFEHSGILCRHTLRVLTVKNCFLIPEQYFLLRWRQESPHVAAENQNGQGIGDDCAQTFHSLTETLLTESMICKDRLDYANQELSLLIDRVRNVAPANCLYQP